Proteins from one Trichoplusia ni isolate ovarian cell line Hi5 chromosome 9, tn1, whole genome shotgun sequence genomic window:
- the LOC113497395 gene encoding O-acyltransferase like protein-like — MAWIVLGHTLSSENIFSNEIEAFEWLLSWKSLWLTASPISVDTFFTLSGFLVVYTTLGKFTGIKLLKNIHLFWLNRLLRLFPLLATVALVGASFLNRFGDGPDWGIVAYLVEKCRTSWWTTLTHTQNYMTPLLTWLVVCYWVLAFSLSTFILYADYATRVDPDQTVANLYNSFIRPLWALFIGSMIYMCVYGYGGPINWFLSLSVWKMHSRLSYGIYLIHSGLIFAINNNAVTTIRFSPSTILFKFLGYYTLSFIVAFFAVLIIDAPFSTLFKLLLGGGAKKPQKQETDVESTTKEAVE, encoded by the exons ATGGCTTGGATAGTGTTGGGTCATACGCTATCTTCTGAGAATATATTCTCTAATGAAATAGAAGCATTCGAG TGGTTGCTATCTTGGAAGAGTTTGTGGTTGACCGCGTCGCCTATAAGTGTGGACACTTTTTTCACCTTAAGTGGGTTCCTCGTAGTTTATACCACATTGGGAAAATTTACTggaa taaagcTGCTCAAGAACATTCACTTGTTTTGGCTGAACAGACTTCTGCGCTTGTTCCCGTTGCTAGCCACAGTGGCGCTAGTAGGAGCATCATTTTTGAACCGCTTCGGAGATGGCCCAGACTGGGGCATTGTGGCTTATCTTGTGGAAAAATGTAGAACCAGTTGGTGGACCACATTGACGCATACACAGAACTACATGACTCCTTTGCTTACG tGGCTGGTTGTATGTTACTGGGTGTTAGCCTTCTCATTATCTACGTTCATACTATACGCTGATTACGCGACAAGAGTCGACCCTGATCAAACTGTGGCCAACCTCTACAACTCTTTTATCAGACCTTTATGGGCACTTTTCATTGGCAGTATGATATATATGTGCGTCTATGGCTATGGAG gtcCCATTAACTGGTTCTTATCCTTAAGTGTTTGGAAGATGCACTCTCGTCTGTCATACGGGATATATCTTATCCACTCAGGATTGATTTTTGCTATTAACAACAATGCAGTAACAACAATTCGATTCTCTCCTAGTACGATA TTGTTCAAGTTTCTGGGGTACTACACGCTGTCTTTCATCGTTGCCTTTTTCGCAGTATTAATAATAGATGCGCCTTTTAGCACTTTATTCAAACTACTATTAGGAGGAG GCGCCAAAAAGCCTCAAAAACAAGAAACGGATGTTGAATCTACGACGAAAGAAGctgtagaataa